TCCCATTATTGCAAAACCTATTGCTGTTGCCATGGCAATCTTCTGGAATtctgtaaattaaaaaaagatataaaaatgTAACTGACTATAACACTAAAACAGATAgtcatttaaaagcatcatatacTCGAAGTGGCTCTGGAGTATATCAAACACATTTTTATCTGTAACCAGGAATCCTTGACCAGCTGACTGGAAATTATAGATTTCTCCAGATTTAAAGTCTGGTTTTACTAGGGAAATAGAGCTGTACATACTTTCTTGAGCACTagactaacagcgcaatcctaaaaaacttaagactggagtaactctgcttaaaattgcactgtaagaagAAGATCAAATGTTGTAAGTAGGTGCTTCCCTAACACAGACCCAACCTTAATGTCATTGGAATGATCCAAATGAAATGGTTCTCCTTCCATTTGTGAGGCTAAAACAAATGCAGATGAAAATAATCAGGCTTTGTTTGCACAGGGCCCTTCCGCCAATCTGCTCCTTCTCAGAAGGACTACATGCGACATGGAGCTAGCGAGCTTTTATTTGAATTGACTGTTAAACCTTGCAAGAATTTTAGAATACTATCCTGATCATAAACACTTgagacagatcaagatgagtagccgtgttagtctgtctgtagcagtagaaaagagcaagagtccagtccataaaattaacaaaatttgtggtagggtgtgagcttccgTGAGCTCACAcagctgaaaaagtgagctgtggctcacaaaagctcataccctaccacaaacacCATAAACTTTACCATAAactccatggcacagagtggtaagctgcagtactgcagtccaagctctgctcacaacctcagTTTgagcctggcagaagctgggttcaaatagctggctcaaggttgactcagccttccatccttccgaagttggtaaaataagtactcagtttcctgggggtaaagtgtagaagactggggaaggcaatggcaaaccacccagtaaaaagtctgccgataaaatgtcatgatgcaacatccccccatgggtcagtaatgactcagtgcttgcacagggcctTTAcctagctcacaaaagctcataccctaccataaacaCTTGAGCCCGAGAGCCATCATCCTgtatataatattaaaatataagaaattcaacaaaaatatataatacaaaCATGGGACCATTCTGTGCAGAGAGATTTTGTTCCTTTTGCTTAGTTTAGGACATGATTTCATGGTACAAATGACATTTTTCCCCCTTACCTTTCCTGTCTGGCTTTGTGCATCTTTTAACAAGCCTGATGGAATCTTTCACAAACTGCCGGCTGGGCTCCACAAACTGCATTACTTGATCCATTATAAACTGCAGGAATAAAACAGATAGGAAACAGATTGTTCCATACAGTCGGCGCAAAACTTCTCAGAAAGTGCCTTCAACCCAAATTAGATAGGAAGATGCTTTTTTAAACCGAACTGATTAAGTTCATCGCTCTATCTCGGGTTtagttttggagggaaaagcTGTTCAAGATCCTGATATTAAGAGCATTTGGGCTGCTGTTTGAGAAACAGGTTTTTTTCTGCCTTTGCAAAGTCCCAGTTCCTATACCATTTATTTTTAGAGCTTCCAGCATTTCCCTTGAATATTATTCAGCACTCTTTACAGTGCTCTTGTAGAAAGGTGCATTGTGCTAGCAATCCCTGATGTCAGAAAGAAACAACCTCTTATTTGACCAATTATGACTGGGAGGTTCCTACagctcttccccacccccccacccccagcaccttTCTTTTAAGAATACCCCACAGTCCTTCAACAAAGGCACAATACTTTTGTATtttgggaaggagaagaaagctCTTTAAGCACATTCACTAGACcagaaaaattatataaaaacagCCACAGTGGCACCCCAAAGTAGCAGGTCTCCAACTGCTAGTAGGGACCTAAAAACGGACTGGAGCTCTCTTGCATGTGGATagcaaagccaggaggaatgGGTGAAACTGGGAGAAGAGGAggactgataataataataacattttatttaaataccgcccttcaggacaacttaatgcccactcagagcggtttacaaagtatgtcattattagccccacaacaatcaccctgtgaggtgggtggggctgagagagctccagagagctgtgactgacccaaggtcacccaggtggcttcaaggggaggagtggggaatcaaacccacctctccagaatagagtcccgcactcttaaccactacaacaaactgatgGCAAAGTTAAATCTGCCTGTATGTGATGTCCATGAAATGCAGCCTTCTGTTTAGTAAGGATATATAtccattcatttattttgtttataatcTTATGTTTCTCCCCcacgaggggggggggcaaaggggcttcctgcatcctccccctcctccattttaccctcataacaacaaccccatgaggtaggtcaggctgaaaatCTACGTCTACCACAAGCTCACTCCGCAGGCCCCCACGGTAGAGCAAGGGTTCAACCCCGAGTCTCCCATATCCTGCtacaaccactacactacattgccCCTCATTTTCAGGGAAACCCAACACGACATGGAGCTCGGCCTCGACTGCCTTCGCGCACCAGGTgaaaaggttgccagcctccaggtagtgactggagatctcccagattctgaTCTCCagtcttcccctggagaaaacggcggctttggagggcggactctggGGCACTATAGCCCGCTGAGGTCTCTCTCCTTTTCTACCCCTGGGCTCTGCTTCGAAGGGAGGCTCAAATCCCAAGCGGACGGCCCCCGGCTTCTCAGGGGCGAAGGGAAGACACCCTCGCCaggaccccctccccaccactcacCGGCTCCTGCGACGGCTCGAAACCCAAAGACACGTCGCCACCCAGCACACAAACCGGAAAAAGGAAGTGACGCCGCACAGGGGCGGCCTTCCTAGGAGGAGGCGGGCCGGAGCGATTTCCGGTTGTTAGTGAAGCGCTCCGGAAGCGCCCGCAAACTGGCGGAAGGCGCGGGAGCCCCTGGGACGCCAACTCCCGGGCGGGATGAAAGCGCCCCGCCGCCGCCCCTTCCTAAGCCCATCATGGACGCAGCGCAGCGCAAGGCTGGAAAAACAAAGGACGGGGACTGGGGTGGGAAGGGGGCCGGCCCTCTTCGGGCAGGGCTTGGCTGGGAGTCCCGATAGTTTCCTCACCGAGTTTTTGCCCAGCGTCAATTTATGTTCTCGTTAACTCAAGActtgcaataacaacaacaacaaaacttgcTTCCTTCATTCGTGCGCTGGTGTGATGTAAGCACATTTATTgttacacaattttttaaaaaaccattcagGCGTGCACGTTTTATtgacggttgccagcctccaggtaggacctgtaGCTCTCGCAGAATTATGCTTGATCTCCAGACACgcctcagtttccctggagaaagtggctgctctggagggtggctTTTGTGGCATTGTGCCCCTTGGAGGCCCACCCCCAACTCTTCCCTTCCCTCGGCTTCGCCACCCGAGTCTCCTGGGATTTCCCATCCAGGGAACCCGAGTTGGAGAAGCGCAGCTGTGTGGGTCTGcgttagaaaagcaagatttgagtccaggagcacttcaaagacaaactagatttccaagtgAATAAAAAAGTTTTATTAGAGAGCATTGTAAAAATGTTGTATTCCAGGTATTATCACAGTgcaacctaaacagagttactccattgattttagtgggctgagactggagtaactctgcttaggattgcactgtcaatgtaGGCTGTGACATCTTGTTAGCAATAAAGGTGCCACAATTCAGTTCCCTGCTTATTTTTCTTGCCCCTCCAGACTCATAACAGTGTCTGGCTTCCACAGATACAATGATAGGAAACGTTTGGCCAGGTGACTCTCGACATTagccagatttttaaaagcccagGGAGAGTGTGCTGCGGAGGTCAGCGCTGGACTAGGATCCTGGAGACGCAAATTCAAATCCTTCCTcagccatagaagctcactgggtggggggagaccttcACCTACTCTCCTTCAGCCTgaactatctcacagggttgttgtgaggatcaaatgtaggtagggttgcccacttccaagtggagcctggacatatcctggaattacaaccaatttCCAGataagagttgccagctctgagctgggaaattcctggagatttgggggagggacctgaaggaggaggagtttgggggagggaggggcctcagcgggTATAAtagtccaccttctgaagctgccattttctccagggcaaccaaTCTCTCCCGGCTGGAGGTCAGTcgtaaatccaggagatctccagtcaccacctggaggatggcaagcctATTTCCAGACAacagtgcccctggagaaaatggctgctttggacagtgggctctatggcatcacatccccctTGCGCTCCCTCCCGAAACTCCAGCCTCCCTAgattccaccccaaatctccaggaatttcccaatccacagTGGGCAACCCTGAGACAAAGAGCACAGTCTCTACGACCCTGTGTTCCTTGGAGGAGAAGGGGTGTGGTAAAAAAAATACACGGTTAGACAGGGATGTGTTGAAGGCGTGCTGCAGGGGTTTGAAAACAATGGGTGTTCTCGTTCTGTTCAGAGGGCAGAAATCAGTTGCAGAGGCTTAAGGGTGCTTTGGGGGCAAAGAAGGCACATCTTTCCAAGGCCGTATGGAGCAAACCCAATAGAAATGACTTCATCTGCTGCTGCCTGGTTGAAAGCCCGGGAGCCGCAGTCCTAACACAAAGCTTCTTCCACTTCCTACCGTGCTGCAAGCCCCTCTTTATTTGCCAACACTGGGAACCACAGACGTGTCAAGGGCTAGAGTGATGcgcccagggcttttcttctgggaaaagaggtggtggaactcagtgggttacccttggagaaaatggtcacatggctggtggccccgccccctgatctccagacagaggggagttgagattgccactgtggagggcaatctaaactcccctctatctggagatcagggggcggggccaccagccatgtgaccattttcaagaggttcctgaactcaGTTCCacggcgttcctgctgaaaaaaagccctggatgcgcCCGTAGAGAGGTGAGGTGTCCAAAGAAAATTCTCGCCAATAATATCAGTGGTACATATTGTGGTATTTTGACAACCGGGATAGTGTTCGAAACTGCCCCAAGTTCACTTGAGGATTTGGCGTGGTCAGGAGAGGAAGGAAGTTGTTGTAACAACAgctagagagagggaaggaatgggATTGATTAAAGCCATGCCTCTGTTGGAAATAATACTGCCTTGTTATTCTTAAGACTAGCATTAAGAACACTCTAACAGCCTGCCATCTCTATGGTTGGACAACGGTTAggtttgttggaagaggaggattcagcgctgtctctttcctcaggtttcagagggagacaaatcaaagagttagaaagagagaggtcagggcactctgtttactgtttactactctgactgtcctttgatatgtagattactattctcaggattttccccctcctgacttcctccctctcacttcttctcttcctggcattgttccaggcaacacctctctccttcttctccctgcatttggcagcatggatgcagaacTTGTCTGAGCATCCATGtctatccttagactagatagtagttaggatctgtctctcctcctttcctattagagtatggagttcctacaataaagaactcttacttcctttctaaatataagcaagtgtaggctttgttatttttcatccctgcacacacagcagccagcagaaccatctcacaaccacctataatcacacttctgCTAAACAATAAattctgctaacagcccaaacatgtaATTCTTTAGTTAGGTGTCTGGGACCAACATGCAATTAATTTATCAAGGTTGACATCATGCATCAGGTCTCATGTGGTTCTCCCTATAGTGAGTTCTGATTTACCAAGGAAGACAAACCCTTTCTTGGCTCCATGTGTGTCTTTTGTTCCAACAAATGAAAGCCAAGATGTGGCAATCTTATTTTTAGTTTTTGATCTGTCATACcagatattttatttttgtaagaaAATGAATTATTTTAGACTGGTCAGGAATACATCTGTGTTTTATTTTCCAAGAGCGCTTTAATAGAtggaagcagggccttttttctgggaaaagaggtggtgaaactcagtgggctgccctcggagaaaatggtcacatggctggtggccccgccccctgatctccagacagaggggagcttagattgccctgatctctgtctggagatcagggggcggggccaccagccatgtgaccattttcaagaggttccggaactccgttccaccgcgttcctgctgaaaaaaaagccctggatggaaggAAAATAACCCACCTTTCCCATTAATAAccacaaaataagttgaaatgtggatatttttcctccctttcctatggtttcaaaagcagtttacaaatatTTTCAGCATACTGATAAACTGGAGTCTGTACAGGCAGCTAAAGCTGTGATCCCATGCATACTTACACAAGACTAAGAGCCAGTTGAGTTCAGAGAGACATTTTTCTGCTAGGAGCCACTGCACATTACTAGTTTGCTGCTTCCCCTTGTGAGAAGAAGCGTGGTTTAGATGAAATTCAGTGCAGATGATCGATTAGCAAGGCCACATGTCATCCTCTgcaaaataaattgaaatataatgtGTATTGGCCTCAATGTATGAACTTCTGTTATACAAAGTGGTAGAGTTCCAACCTCCAGATAggggctggggatctcc
Above is a window of Eublepharis macularius isolate TG4126 chromosome 11, MPM_Emac_v1.0, whole genome shotgun sequence DNA encoding:
- the SEC61G gene encoding protein transport protein Sec61 subunit gamma; the encoded protein is MDQVMQFVEPSRQFVKDSIRLVKRCTKPDRKEFQKIAMATAIGFAIMGFIGFFVKLIHIPINNIIVGG